TGAAATCCAGAGGCTGCATGATATCAGCCTCTCGCGTGATGTCAAACGGATGTAGCAGTTCGGTCATACTTGATCCTCGGTTTGCAGGTCACGAATAATGTCCGGGGGATTAATTCCGGCCAGGCAGACGCGTCCGCAGCGGTTACACCCCACGCATAAGGGTTCCTCGTAGGTTTCCACGAATCCCCGGTGCTGGTGATAATAGCGGTATTTCAGCCGGGTTTCCCGATCCGCCCTGAAGTTATGCCCGCCGGCAACGGCGGCAAAGTCGATCAGGTTACAGGAATAGAGCTGTTTGACTTTGGCTCCTTCCCTGCCATTCATGGAGACCCGCTCTGTGACGCCATAGCAGTAGCAGGTGGGACAGACCATGGCGCAGCTGCCACAGCTCAGGCACTTCCGGCCCCACTTCTCCCAGACAGCCGACTCAAACTCAATGTCCATAAGATTTGGCAGGTTGTGCATATTCAGGGGCACAAACTTGCTCGCGATCCGCTGGCGCACTTCCAGGTAATCCCTAGTATCCTGTTCAATAGTGTCTTTAGCAGCGACCCGCATAAGGATATTGAAGCCCTGATCCGAATTGATGGCTACGAAGTAACGGTCGCCAAGATCGGTGAGATACAGATCAAAGCCATGGGTCACCACGTCCGCCCCCACCGACTGGCAGAAGCCCCCTTCGCAGGGATTATGATCGATCCCGACAATGAAGGTATTCTTCCGCCGGGAGATGTAATACGGGCTGGGAAAGCGGTCACCAGCAAGCACCTTATCCAGCTTGAGCAGAGCGTTGATGTCGCAGGCATGCAGTCCCAGGAGAACCCTCGGCTGGAGCCGATAGTGTATTTCCTGGGTCCAGTCGTCGTCTTCGTAACGGCAGGTAGACAGATTCTCACAGAAGGGCAGAAAGTAAGTCTTGGCTGAATATTCAGTCGTCTCATAATCAAGGTCAATCTCTTCGAATTTCTGGACCGGCAGATAATGGTGGATGGGTTTCCCCTCCACATTTACACTGATTTGCTTGGGAGCGATGACCTCGGTATCGGCAAGCAGAAGCTCGACGAGATTCCTGAATTCTTTCTTGCTCAAAGTCTTGAACAGCATCTGTGAACCCTTTCCAGTGGCATTCTAGTCTGCTTTGGACATTGGTGTGGTACCGGGTAATAAGATTTCATTGACGCTGAGAAAATTTCTGCGGACCGCCCAGAAATTAGTACCGGATAATCTCCAGGGCCACCGCAGCCTGAGATAGTACTGATC
The DNA window shown above is from Candidatus Neomarinimicrobiota bacterium and carries:
- a CDS encoding 4Fe-4S dicluster domain-containing protein, producing the protein MLFKTLSKKEFRNLVELLLADTEVIAPKQISVNVEGKPIHHYLPVQKFEEIDLDYETTEYSAKTYFLPFCENLSTCRYEDDDWTQEIHYRLQPRVLLGLHACDINALLKLDKVLAGDRFPSPYYISRRKNTFIVGIDHNPCEGGFCQSVGADVVTHGFDLYLTDLGDRYFVAINSDQGFNILMRVAAKDTIEQDTRDYLEVRQRIASKFVPLNMHNLPNLMDIEFESAVWEKWGRKCLSCGSCAMVCPTCYCYGVTERVSMNGREGAKVKQLYSCNLIDFAAVAGGHNFRADRETRLKYRYYHQHRGFVETYEEPLCVGCNRCGRVCLAGINPPDIIRDLQTEDQV